The sequence TTCCAATTACAGGTTCATTTTCAAATGTGAATATTGGAATTGAATTTGGAAAAAGAGGTACAACTTCTGCAGGTTTGATTCAAGAGAATTATTTGAACTTTAGTGCAAGTTTCTCTTTCAACGACAAATGGTTTAGACAGCGCAAAATTGAGTAATACCTTAGTTATATTTTTATAAGCTCACTACAATTTACTACTTTTGGCAAATGAATTTACCAAAAAGATATACTATAGCCGTTGTCACAGTTTTTGCTGTGACACTGTTTTTTGGATGCGAAAGTAATTTTAAGGAAGTGCAAAGAAGTAACTTTGCAGAATTTGTTCCAGGAAGCGATGCTGACACGGTAAATATAAAATATACTGATTCTGGACGTATAACAGGTGTTTTGATTAGTCCGAAAATGCTGGATTATTCGAATCTTGAATTTCCTTTTACAGATTTCCCAAAAGGAATTGATGTTACTTTATATGACAAAAAGCAAAAACGTACCTTTATTAAATCGAATTACGCAATTTCATATAAGGAAACCGGAATTATTGATTTGCAAGGAAATGTAAAAATTACGTCAGAAACTGGACAAATGTTAGAGACTGAACAGCTGTATTTCGATCAGAAAAACGAATGGTTTTATACAGAACGAAAATTTAAGCTTACAGATGCTAAAGGAGTATCAACAGGTCAGGGAATAGATTTTAGTAAAGATTTTAAAATGATCAATTCACAGCGTATAAGTGGTGAAATTGAATCAAACGAATAAAAATTATGGGTTATTTAAAATACACACAATACGTTTATATTGCATTTGCAGTTTACTTTATATATGACGGAGTTACAAAATTGAATGAGGGCAATGAGTCTTACGCTCTAAGTTTTGTAATTGCTGGAATGGCTGTATTTATGTTTTTCTTCAGAAGAAAATTTGTCAAGAAATTTGACGATCGTAACAAAAAACAATAAAAATGGAGATTAGTATTATAATATTGTGTTTAATACTATCTGCTTTTTTTTCAGGAATGGAAATCGCGTTTATTTCCTCCAATAAAATTTATCTTGAAATTGAGAAAAAACAAGATAATTTTTTATCAAAAATCCTAACAAGGCTTACTCAAAATCCATCAAAATTTATTGCCGCAATGCTTATTGGCAATAATGTAGCATTAGTTATTTATGGCTTTTACATGGGGGATTTAATTCTTGAATGTATGGTGAGTTTGGGATTTCAATTTTCTGATTTGACAAGTTTGTTGATTCAAACTGCACTTTCGACTTTCATTGTTTTGATAACGGCAGAATTTCTTCCGAAAGTGTTCTTTCAAATTTATGCCAATTCATTAGTCAAGTTTTTTGCTCTTCCAGCGTATCTTTTTTACAAGCTGTTTTATTATATCTCAACTTTTTTCATTTGGATTTCCGATTTTGTCCTAAAGAAATTTTTTAAGACCGAAGGCGATCAGGTGCAATTGTACTTTAGTAAAGTCGAATTGGGTAACTATATAACAGAGCAAATGAATGCAGTCGAAGATGATGAAGAAGTAGATTCCGAAATTCAGATTTTTCAAAATGCCTTAGAATTTTCTGGCGTAAAAGCGCGCGATATCATGACGCCTCGCACAGAAATTGTCGATATTGATTTGTTTGACAGCGTTTCAGATCTAAAAGCGCTTTTTATAGAAACAGGCTATTCAAAAATAATAGTCAGTCAAAATACACTTGACGATATTGTAGGTTATGTGCATTCTTTCGATTTGTTCAAAAAACCTTCCACAATCAAATCAGTCTTAATGACAGTTGAATTTGTTCCGGAAACTATTTTGATAAAAGACGCTTTGAATCTTCTGATAAAAAAAAGAAAAAATGTTGCCGTTGTTCTTGATGAATATGGAGGAACATCTGGAATTATTACAATCGAAGATATTGTCGAAGAGCTTTTTGGCGAAATTGAAGATGAGCACGATCTTGATGAAGAGCTGATTGAACAGGAATTAGGAGACGGAAAATATTTGTTTTCTGCACGATTGGACGTTGAATACTTAAATGAAACCTATAAGTTAGAAATTCCAGAAGAAGATTCATATGGAACTCTCGGAGGTTTTATAGTCAACTCTACTAAGAAAATTCCACAAAAAGGAGACGAAATTGTAATCGATAACTATCATTTTGTGATTGAAGAGGCGACAAATAAGAAAATTGAATTGGTGAAAATGTCCCTAAAAGACTGATTTTTTTCAATAATTAAAAAAATTGTGCAAAATAAAACGCTAGTTGTATTGTTATTAACTAGATAATTGTATTTTCGCAAACTGAATATAAAATTAACGATAATTAAAAATGGCAGTTTTAGCAAAAATTAGACAGCGTTCCGCTTTATTGATAGGAGTTATTGCACTTGCATTATTTGCATTTATAATACAAGATCTAATCGGTAAAGGAACATTTAGTCAAAGTTCAAAAGATGTGGGAAGCATCGACGGAAAAGATATTTCATTTGAAGACTTTAGAGTTAAAGTTAGCAATGTTGAAAAAAGTGGTCAAGGAATTACTTCCACTGAAGCTGCAAACAGAGTTTGGGATCAAGAGGTTTCAATCGCATTATTATCTGCTCAATTTGAAAAATTAGGATTAAGAGTAGGTGAAAAACATTTGATTGAAGTTTTAAAAGCTGATCCAAATATTGGTAAAAACCCAATGTTTTTGAACGCAGCAGGAATTTTTGATGTAGTAAAATTCAAAGAATACTTCAAAACTAATCCTGAAGCAGCACAATATATTTCTCAAAAAGAGAAAGAAGCTGAGTTGAATGCAAAATTCCAAATCTACAATACATTAATCAAATCTGGACTTTACACAACTGCTAGTGAAGGAAAGTTGAAATATGAAATGGAAGCAAACAAAGTAAACTTTAGTTATGCTGCGGCTTTATATTCTTCTATTAAAGATAGCGAAGTGAAAATCTCTGATGATGAGATCGTAGAATATATGAAGAAAAACGAGAAAAAATTCAAAGCTGATGAAACTCGTGAAATTCAATATGTTTTAGTTGAAGACAAAGCTTCAAAAGAAGACGAGGCTGAAATTAAAGCTAAAATCACAAAATTGTTAAGCGGAAGTGTTGTTTACAATGGTAAAACTGGTAAAAACGATACTTTGCCAGGATTTAAAAATGCTACAAACATTGCTGAGTTTGTAAACTCAAATTCTGATGTTCCTTACGATTCTACTTATGTTCCTAAAAATGCTTTGCCAGCTGTTGATGCTGACAAATTATTCAGCTTGCCAGCTGGAGCAATCTACGGACCATACGTTTATGGAAGATATTATGCTATCTCTAAATCTTTAGGATTTAAAGCTGGTGTTAACGCAAAAGCTAGCCATATCTTGATTGGTTACGAAGGATCTCAAACACCTAACCAAAAAGAAAAAAGAACTAAAGAAGAAGCAAAAGCTAAAGCTGAAGAAATTTTAGCTCAAGTTCAAGCTAATCCAGATAGTTTCATGATGCTTGCTTTTACAAGCTCTGATGATTCATCTGCGCAACAAGGTGGTGATTTAGGATATTTTGGTCAAGGCCAAATGGTAAAACCATTCAATGATTTTGTATTCAGCAACGGAATTGGTAAAGTTGGATTAGTTGAAACTCCTTTCGGTTTCCATATTATTAAAATTACAGACAAACAAGACGGTATTCGTTTAGCTACAATCGCTCAAAAAATTGAGCCTTCTGAAGCTACTTCTGATAAAGTATTTACATTGGCAACTAAATTTGAAATGGAGGCTGCTGATAAAGATTTTGCTGCTACAGCAAAAGAATTAGGCTTAAAAGTTGCTGCTCCAGTAACTGCTAAAGCTATGGATGAAGCGTTTGGACCTCTAGGAAACCAACGTAACATCATCAGATGGGCATTTGATAAAGAAACTAGTATTGGTGATGTTAAGCGTTTTGAATTAGCTAACATTGGGCACGTAATTGCTCAATACAAAAGCGAAAACAAATCAGGTTTAGTATCTGTAACTATGGCTAGACCTTATGTTGAGTCTATCTTGAAAAATAAGAAAAAAGCAGAAATCTTAAAAGCTAAATTAACAGGTTCAACAATCGAAGCTGTAGCTAAGAGCGCTGGTGTAGCAGTTCAACAAGCGACTAACGTTACTATGGAAAACCCTGTTTTACCTGGTGGAGTTGGACAAGAGCCTAAAGTTGTTGGAAATGCATTTGCATTAGCAGCAAACAAAATTTCTGCGCCAATTGAAGGAAACACTGGAGTTTATGTAGTGAAAAACGTAAGCACAGTTAAAGCTCCTGCAATTGCAAACCATGCAGAATATGTAGCTAAATTAAAAGCTCAAAGTGCTTCTGATGCAGGTAGAGTTTTACCAGCTTTGAAAAGCAATGCTAAAATCGAAGATAACAGATTACAATTTAACTACTAGTTTTTAGAAGTTAAAATCAAATAGCGAAACCTGAAACTTAAATGTTTCGGGTTTTTTTATGCAAATAAAGGAGGCTGTAGATTGTTTTGTAAGTCAAACGACAATTTTTTTTGTAAGTTATATAGGAATAATAGAAATATAATTTAAAAAATTTGGGTTATTAGAATTATTGCATTTAATTTGTTAAAATTTTTATTTAAACAGAATAAATTTTATCCGTACGATATTTAAAAAAAGTGAGAAAAAATGAATAAGTACTTTAATAATCAAATAGTTGATGTTTTTTTCGTTTAACCCTTTTAGAAGAAAGCCGAGGGTATATTCTAAAATTGAGAATCATATATACGGAATCATTATCGAGCTTTTAAAAGTGAGCAGCACAGACATCAATGTTGATGAACTGGGGGGCAAGTACTACTTAAGCAACGAGGAGCAACATTTTAAAGTTACTATATTAAGCAACGATTATGTTATTAGATTAACGAACACACGTGATTCTGTTGCCGAAAAATATGATAAAGGATTCGTTGAAGATGTTTTAAAGGCTGTGAAAGAAGAAAAGCATCGTCGAATGGAGCTTGTTTATGATTCTATCAATAGTAGTATTGAAAAAATGGCGGAGCGCCTTCACAACACACTGATTCAATCTAATGAACTGGAGAATCAAAAGGTTCGTCATCTGCAATCTGAACCTAGTGAGGATAAAAAAGTAAATTCGTAAGATTTATAAAATCATTTCTTCATAAGTAAGAAGGGTTGGATATCCTTTTGAAATAAAATAATCTTTTGGATTTTCTTTAGAAATAACCATTACAAAGTCACCTCCCCAAGCACCAAGACTTTTAATTGTGCCATTAAAATCAGGAAAAGCCTTTTCTTTAATAGTGCTGATTTCAAGAATATTGCTCAAATGATTTTCATGTCTTTGAATTTCATGTGCGAATTCTTTTAAGGTTTTGGCATGAAGGATTGCTTGGGTGATTTTATTGTTTTCTGCAACGCTTTTGGCTAAATTTTGATCCTTATGTTTGTTGTAAGCATGAATCGCAGCTTTACTGTTTTGCTTTTTATTTAGATAGACAAAGTAGATGTCTTTTGTGAAATCAGGATTGAAAGTTACTGGTTCAACAGCATTGTTTTCAATTTTATATAAAATAGGTGTGTCGTTTTGTGCACAAGCAATGTCATAACCGCTTCCGCCAAAACTGTTTCGCAACAAAGTAAAAGCATTGATTTTTGTCCATTGCGCAATATTATTGATCAAAGTTGATGACGTTCCCAAGCCCCAATTTCTAGGAAAAGTAAGGTTTGTTGTGATTTTATATCCTTCTGAATTAGTAATGAATTCTGGATTCAATAAATAAGCCTTATGAAGAATATTGATCAATGTGGTTTTTACAGTTTCGATTTCTGAAGCTACATTGTTGATAATTTCGTCGAAAGTAATGGTGTTTTCAAACCAAAGCGTATTGTCAAAATCATAGCTTTTCCAATCGATGATTTTATCTTTTGCATTTTCAACAATCAAATTCTGTCCAAATTTAGTAGGCAAAGCAAAAGCATCTGCGCCGTCTAAAACTAAATATTCTCCAGAAATGAATAATTTTCCGTTACTGTAAAAGGTTGTTGACATACTTCAATTTTAAAATAAATTCCAATATTCCAAATTCCAATTATCGTTGGAATTTGGAATTTTATTTGGAAGCTATATTTTTGGAATTTTTAATTGTTTTATTTTCTTAAATTTTCGATAAACTCAACTACAGCGCTATGAGAAACGGCAGTTTTTTTGAAGTGAGCTTTGATTAATTGACGCTCTTCATGAGTTGCTTCAAACTGGTTGATGATATTGTTAAGGTGCATTTTCATGTGTCCTTCCTGAATTCCTGTTGTCGTTAAAGAACGCAATGCAGCAAAATTTTGTGCCAATCCGGCAACGGCAGTAATTTCCATTAACTCTGTTGCTGAAGGTTTTTCAAGAATTTCTAAACATAATTTTACCATCGGATGCAATGAAGTCAATCCGCCTACTGTTCCTAAAGCTAGAGGAATTTCCATCCAAAAAGAAAAAATTCCGTTTTCGATTTTTGCATGTGACAAACTTGAATATTGACCGTTTCTTGAGGCGTACGCGTGAACTCCGGCTTCAATCGCTCTAAAGTCGTTTCCAGTTGCTAAAACAACGGCATCAACACCATTCATAATTCCTTTGTTGTGCGTAACGGCTCTAAAAGGCTCTACTTCGGCAATTTGGACCGCTTGAACAAAACGCTCGGCAAATTCCTGCGGATTTGTAATATGTTTTTCTGATAAATCTTCAATCGGACATGAAACTTCGGCTCTTACAAGACAATGTGGCACATAATTCGATAAAATGCTCATAATTACTTGCAGATTGTCTTCTTCAGAAAACAAATCCGAATTTTGAAATTCCTCTTTTAATGTAGAAGCAAATTGTTCTAAGCATGAATTGATGAAGTTGGCTCCCATGCTGTCTTTGGTTTCAAAAGTAGCATGAAGCTGAAAGTAGTTTTCAAGTAAATTTCTTTTGTCTTTTAAATGTATGTCCAAAATTCCACCGCCACGCTGTTGCATGTTTTTGGTGATGTTTTGTGTTTCAGAGAAAAATTTAGGCTTTATTTCGTCAAAGAAAGTGTGAAGTTTTTCGGCATTTCCTTTGAAGGTAAAATGAACTTGACCAATTTTTTCAGTATTGATTATCGTGGTTTTGAAACCGCCACGTGTCGACCAAAATTTAGCGGCTTTTGAGGCTGCAGCAACAACTGAACTTTCTTCAATTGCCATTGGAATGGTTTTGTATTTCCCGTTTATCAGAAAATTAGGCGCAACTCCAAGCGGAATATATAAATTGGTGATTGTGTTTTCGATAAATTCATCATGAAGTTGTTGAAGCTTCTCGTCTGAATTCCAGTAATTTCTTATAATATTTAGCGCCTCTTCGGGTGTAGAAAAATATTCGTTGGCGATCCAATTAATTTTTTCTTTTTTGGATAATTTAGAAAATCCGGAAACAGCGTTGTTCATTCTCAATGTATTAAATAATATTGTGCGCACAAAGATACTATTTTAAGAGTTTTGATTGCAATCTATTTCATACATGAAAGTACGCAATCGTTATTTTTTTTAACATTTAACACTTAAAATGTGTATTATGTTTATTTTTTTTACTAAAATTGGGCTCTTTTTATATTTAAAATAATTATAATGAATACAAGTAAATTTACTGCAGTACTTTTATTTTTAACTGCGGTTGTTTTTGGACAGCAGAAAATAACTGTCGAAAACATTTTTGGAGGTACGTTTCGGGCTAAAGGAATGGACCAAATGCAATCCTTAAAAAATACCAATCAATATACTGTTTTAAATGTCGATCAGGCAAGCAGAAGTATGCAAGTTGATTTGTATGATTTTGCAACTTTAAAAAAAGTCTCAAATTTAATTGACACAAAAAACTTCAAAGAACTTGCTGACGGAATTGATGGCTACACTTTTGATGCTTCTGAAAAAAAGATGCTAATCGCTTGTAATTCAAACAAGATTTTCCGTCACTCTTTCACTGCCGATTATTTCATTTATGATATCGCTGGAAAAACTTTGACAAAATTGGTTGATTCTCAAATTCAAGAACCAACTTTCTCACCTGACGGAACAAAAATTGCTTACGCAAAACAAAACAACCTTTATATCTATGATGTCGCTTCAAAAAAAGCGACTGCAGTTACAACTGATGGTAAAAAGAATGCTGTTATAAATGGTATTACGGACTGGGTTTACGAAGAAGAATTTGCTTTTGTACGAGCATTTGACTGGAGCAAAGACAGCAAAAAAATAGCTTATATTCGTTTTGACGAAAGCCAAGTTCCAGAGTTTTCAATGTCAATGTTCCATAAAGATTTGTACCCAACAATTGAAACGTTCAAATATCCTAAGGCAGGAGAGAAAAATTCTGACGTTTCATTACACATTTTTGATGTAGCTGGATCGACTTCTAAAAAAGTTGACTTAGGAAATTACAATGATTTCTATATTGCAAGAATGCAATGGACAAATGACAATAATGTATTATCAGCTCAGGTTTTAAACCGCCACCAAGATAATTTAGATTTATTGTTTGTTGATGGAACTACAGCTGCTGCAAAAGTAGTTTTGAATGAAAAAGACAAAGCTTATGTTGATGTGACAGATAATTTGACTTTCTTGAAAGACAACAGCTTTATCTGGACAAGCGAAAAAGACGGATTTAATCATATTTATGTTTATGATAAAACCGGAAAGCTTAAAAATCAAGTTACTAAAGGAAACTGGGAAGTGGTTTCATACTACGGTTTCGACGAAAAAACAAAAACTATTTTCTATCAATCTACAGAAAATGGTTCTATCAACAGAGATATTTACAGAGTTGGTTTAGATGGAAAGAATAAAACTCGTTTAACTACAAAAGTTGGAACAAGTGCGGCGACTTTCAGTCCTAACTTCCAATATTTTATTACTACTTTCTCAAGTAATTTAGTGCCTACGACTTATACTCTAAATGAGTCAAAAACAGGAAAAGAAATTCAAGTTATAGAAAACAACCAAGCGCTTGTTGATAAGCTTAAAAGTTATAACTTGCCTGCAAAAGAATTCTTCGTTCTAAAAACGGCTAAAGGAAACGAATTAAACGCATGGATTTTAAAACCAAAAGATTTTGATCCTTCTAAAAAATATCCAGTTTTCATGTACCAATATTCTGGTCCTGGATCACAGCAGGTAAATAATGACTGGAATAATTCTGATGATTATTGGTTCTTATCGCTTACACAGCAAGGTTATATTGTAGCTTGTGTTGACGGAAGAGGAACTGGCTACAAAGGAGCTGATTTCAAAAAAGTGACTCAAAAAGAATTAGGAAAATACGAAGTCGAAGATCAAATCGATGCGGCTAAAGTAATTGGTTCTTATCCTTATGTTGATGCTTCTAGAATTGGAATTTTCGGATGGAGTTATGGTGGATTTATGGCTTCGAACTGTATTTTCCAGGGAAATGATGTTTTCAAACTGGCAATCGCTGTTGCTCCTGTAACAAACTGGAGATTTTATGACAGTGTTTACACAGAAAGATACATGCAGACGCCACAGGAAAATGCAAGCGGATACGATCAAAACTCACCAATTAATCATGTTGATAAATTAAAAGGTAAATTTTTATTGATTCACGGTTCAGGCGATGACAATGTTCATGTTCAGAACTCGATGCAAATGATGGAAGCTTTAATTCAAGCAAACAAACAATTTGATTCTCAAATTTATCCAGATAAAAATCACGGTATTTATGGTGGAAAAACAAGAGTGCAGCTGTACACTAAAATGACTAACTTTATCAAAGAAAATTTATAATTCACAAATATTAACCTTAAATAATAATGACTAATATGGGAGAAACTCAAGTAAAAACTGCGCATCCAAAAGGGCTTTGGGTATTGTTTGGAACGGAGATGTGGGAGCGATTCAATTTTTATGGAATGCGAGCTTTATTGACTTTATTTCTTGTAAACTCATTATTAATGAAAGAAGAAGAAGCTTCATTGATTTATGGAGGTTTCCTTGGACTTTGTTATTTGACTCCAATGCTTGGAGGGTTTATTGCTGACCGTTTTTTAGGAAACAGAAATTGTATTCTTTTAGGCGGATTGTTGATGGCAACAGGACAAATGTTGTTGTTTACCAGCGGAAGCGTTTTTGAATCTAATTTAGGTTTAGCAAAAACGATTATGTATTGCGGACTAGGAGTTATTGTTTTTGGTAACGGATTCTTCAAGCCAAATATTTCTTCGATGGTGGGAAGTTTGTATCCAAAACAGGAAAAAACAAAATTAGATACTGCATTTACGATTTTTTACATGGGTATCAATATTGGTGCTTTTTTAGGGCAGTCAATTTGTCCATTATTGGGAGATGTAAAAGATGCAGGAGGAATTAGAGATATTCATGCTTTTAGATGGGGTTTTATGGCGGCATCTGCAGCAATGCTTATCGGAACAATTCTTTTTTACTTCTTGAAAAATAAATATGTAGTTTCTCCAGAAGGAAGACCGTTAGGTGGATTGCCATCTAAAAATGTGGCGGCAGATTTTGAAGAAGGAGAAGCGCAACAAGCAAATTTCTCTTCGAAATCTTTGGTTTTTGCAGGAATTGCATTCGTTGCTTTAGGATTCTTTTTTCACTACGTAGTAGGTCAGAATTTAATTTATACTTTGATTTATTCAAGTGGTTTGGCGTTGGCTGGATTGATTATTTCAGATAAGTCTTTAACTAAAGTAGAGCGTGATAGAATCTTTGTAATTTACATTGTTTCGTTCTTTATTATCTTTTTCTGGGCGGCTTTTGAGCAAGCAGGTTCTTCGTTGACTTTTATTGCAGATAATCAAACAGATCGTCATTTCTTTGGTTGGCAAATGCCGCCTTCAATGGTTCAGATCTTCAACGGACTTTTTGTTGTAGTAATGGCTGTACCATTCAGTATCCTTTGGGATTTCTTAAGAGCTAGAGACAAAGAGCCTATTTCGCCAGTGAAATTAGCGGCAGGATTGGTTATTATTTCGATAAGTTTCTTTATGATTGCTACTCAAGTTTCATATATTGGAACTACAGGGTTGCTATTAGTTAAATGGTTGATCTTGTTATATTTCTTAAATACTTGTGCAGAGTTATGTTTGTCGCCAATTGGATTGTCATTGGTAGGTAAATTATCTCCAAAACGTTTTGCGTCTTTATTATACGGAGTATTTTTCTTGTCTAATGCTTCAGGATATGCATTAGGAGGAACTCTTGGTTCAATTTTGCCTGCAACAGGTGATAAATTTGCAAAAGCTAAAGAACTAGGAATTGACCTTCATGCTGTTTTAAATAAAACAATTACACCAACTGCTGAGCAATTAGCTTTGTTGGACAAACACCAAATTAGTGCTGAAAACCCAATTTTTGCAGGATTTGAAATTCATAACTTATATGAATTCTTTATGGTGTTTGTAGTTTTGACAGGTATTGCGGCAATTTTATTATTTGCTTTGACTCCACTTTTAAAGAAAATGATGCACGGGGTTAGATAATTAGAATGGAGAAGAATATTACATTAGAAGAAATTCAAAATTTTAAAGGCAGGTACCCTAAGCAATTATGGTACTTGTTTTTGGTTGAAATGTGGGAACGTTTTTGTTTCTACGGAATGAGAGGGGTTCTAGCATTTTTTATGGTTGACCAATTAGGTTTGCTTGAAGGAAAAGCAAATCTTCAATACGGTGCCATTCAGGCGTTTGTTTATGCATTTACTTTTATTGGTGGAATTTTTGCCGATAAAATTTTAGGATTCAAAAAATCACTTCTTTTTGGAGGAATTATAATGATTTTGGGGAATTTGCTTATTGCGGCTTCTCCACATGATTTCTTTTATTATGGTATAACGCTTTCTATTATTGGAACTGGTTTCTTTAAGCCAAATGTTTCGTCAATGGTTGGCGAGCTGTACCATGAGGAAGATGGAAGAAGAGATGCCGGTTACGGATTATTCTACGCCGGAATCAATATTGGTGGAATGTTGGGAGGTGCTATTCCTATTTATTTAGGAAAAAACTATTCTTGGAGCCTTTGTTTCTTGTCTTCGGCAGTTGTGATGATCATTGGAGTTGTGACGTTTTTATTGACTAAAAAATATTTAGCGCCAATTGGTAATTCTCCTTTAGCAAACGTTGTGCCTTCAAAAAGAAAAACATACGAAATTGCGGTTTATCTAGGATCATTGTTGGCCATTCCTTTAATATATATTATGGTCATCAACTCTGATTTTACAGATTATTTTATGTACACAATTGGAGTTATTGCGGTGGGATATTTTATATTTGAGTTGGTAATGATTAAAGACAGAGATCAGCAACGTAAATTATTGGCAGCATTTATCTTTATTTTTGGATATTTTATGTTTATGGCAATTTCTGAGCAGTCTGGAGGGTCATTGTCATTATTTGCAAAAGATAATTTAACGAACAGTTTGTTGTTTTTTCATATCGACCCAAATGTTGTAAATAATAGTATAAACTCTTTGTATGTAATTATCTTTAGTCCGCTTGTTGGTTTTCTTTGGATATTTATGGGGAAGAAAAAAATTGAGCCAAATACTGTAATCAAATTTGGATTCTCATTTGTTTTATTGGCAATTGGATTTTTTATTTTCTATAGTGCGAGATTTTTTGTTAATCCTGAAGGATTAAGTTCATTGAATGTTTTTGCATTAGGATATTTAGTTTATACGCTTGGGGAATTATGTATCGGGCCAATTGGAATGTCGGTAATCACAAAACTTGCTCCAAAACGTTTATTCGGAATGATGATGGGACTTTGGTTTTTGTCAAGTGCTTTCGGGCAATTAGCGGCAGGAAAACTTGGTTCAGAAATGTCAGATGCAAATACAGGAACGACTTTAATGTCTAAGCTTGTTGCCTATACAGATGGATACTATCAATTAGCACTATATTCTTTAATTGCAGGTATTGTTTTGATTGTGTCAACTTCTTTGATTAAAAAATTAATGCAAGAAGTAAAATAGATTTTATTTAGCGATTCTTTTTTTGCTTAAATTTGTATCAAAGAAAACTAAGATGA comes from Flavobacterium sp. KACC 22761 and encodes:
- a CDS encoding peptide MFS transporter yields the protein MGETQVKTAHPKGLWVLFGTEMWERFNFYGMRALLTLFLVNSLLMKEEEASLIYGGFLGLCYLTPMLGGFIADRFLGNRNCILLGGLLMATGQMLLFTSGSVFESNLGLAKTIMYCGLGVIVFGNGFFKPNISSMVGSLYPKQEKTKLDTAFTIFYMGINIGAFLGQSICPLLGDVKDAGGIRDIHAFRWGFMAASAAMLIGTILFYFLKNKYVVSPEGRPLGGLPSKNVAADFEEGEAQQANFSSKSLVFAGIAFVALGFFFHYVVGQNLIYTLIYSSGLALAGLIISDKSLTKVERDRIFVIYIVSFFIIFFWAAFEQAGSSLTFIADNQTDRHFFGWQMPPSMVQIFNGLFVVVMAVPFSILWDFLRARDKEPISPVKLAAGLVIISISFFMIATQVSYIGTTGLLLVKWLILLYFLNTCAELCLSPIGLSLVGKLSPKRFASLLYGVFFLSNASGYALGGTLGSILPATGDKFAKAKELGIDLHAVLNKTITPTAEQLALLDKHQISAENPIFAGFEIHNLYEFFMVFVVLTGIAAILLFALTPLLKKMMHGVR
- a CDS encoding peptide MFS transporter, with the protein product MEKNITLEEIQNFKGRYPKQLWYLFLVEMWERFCFYGMRGVLAFFMVDQLGLLEGKANLQYGAIQAFVYAFTFIGGIFADKILGFKKSLLFGGIIMILGNLLIAASPHDFFYYGITLSIIGTGFFKPNVSSMVGELYHEEDGRRDAGYGLFYAGINIGGMLGGAIPIYLGKNYSWSLCFLSSAVVMIIGVVTFLLTKKYLAPIGNSPLANVVPSKRKTYEIAVYLGSLLAIPLIYIMVINSDFTDYFMYTIGVIAVGYFIFELVMIKDRDQQRKLLAAFIFIFGYFMFMAISEQSGGSLSLFAKDNLTNSLLFFHIDPNVVNNSINSLYVIIFSPLVGFLWIFMGKKKIEPNTVIKFGFSFVLLAIGFFIFYSARFFVNPEGLSSLNVFALGYLVYTLGELCIGPIGMSVITKLAPKRLFGMMMGLWFLSSAFGQLAAGKLGSEMSDANTGTTLMSKLVAYTDGYYQLALYSLIAGIVLIVSTSLIKKLMQEVK
- a CDS encoding S9 family peptidase, translating into MNTSKFTAVLLFLTAVVFGQQKITVENIFGGTFRAKGMDQMQSLKNTNQYTVLNVDQASRSMQVDLYDFATLKKVSNLIDTKNFKELADGIDGYTFDASEKKMLIACNSNKIFRHSFTADYFIYDIAGKTLTKLVDSQIQEPTFSPDGTKIAYAKQNNLYIYDVASKKATAVTTDGKKNAVINGITDWVYEEEFAFVRAFDWSKDSKKIAYIRFDESQVPEFSMSMFHKDLYPTIETFKYPKAGEKNSDVSLHIFDVAGSTSKKVDLGNYNDFYIARMQWTNDNNVLSAQVLNRHQDNLDLLFVDGTTAAAKVVLNEKDKAYVDVTDNLTFLKDNSFIWTSEKDGFNHIYVYDKTGKLKNQVTKGNWEVVSYYGFDEKTKTIFYQSTENGSINRDIYRVGLDGKNKTRLTTKVGTSAATFSPNFQYFITTFSSNLVPTTYTLNESKTGKEIQVIENNQALVDKLKSYNLPAKEFFVLKTAKGNELNAWILKPKDFDPSKKYPVFMYQYSGPGSQQVNNDWNNSDDYWFLSLTQQGYIVACVDGRGTGYKGADFKKVTQKELGKYEVEDQIDAAKVIGSYPYVDASRIGIFGWSYGGFMASNCIFQGNDVFKLAIAVAPVTNWRFYDSVYTERYMQTPQENASGYDQNSPINHVDKLKGKFLLIHGSGDDNVHVQNSMQMMEALIQANKQFDSQIYPDKNHGIYGGKTRVQLYTKMTNFIKENL